Part of the Diceros bicornis minor isolate mBicDic1 chromosome 17, mDicBic1.mat.cur, whole genome shotgun sequence genome is shown below.
TTGCCCAGGCCTGGATCAGCAGCTGGGAGAGTCAGCCCAACTTTGGGTTGAAGGCCTGTGCTGAGAACAGCTTCCATGGGTGATGGCTGCACTGGCTTTCCACTCTCTCTGTGCCTCCCCAGACCAGGTGTTCGGTTGCCAGTTGGAATCACTGTGCCAGCGGGAAGGGGACACGGTGCCCAGCTTTGTGCGGCTCTGCATTGCTGCTGTGGATAAGAGAGGTCATTTTCCCAGAGACCCAGAATGTCCCCTTCCAACAGGCCAAGTCCTAGaattccccacctccctccccttctgCGCTTTTTCTCTCTACGCTCTGACCCCTCACcagccctcaccacacacactgtAGAGCAGGAATCCTTATCTGCACCCTGCCTCATCTCCTAGGTCTAGATGTGGATGGCATTTACCGGGTGAGCGGCAACTTGGCAGTGGTCCAGAAACTTCGATTCCTGGTGGACAGAGGTGAGAAGGCTTGTGGGCAAGTGGAGGTACTAAGAACTTCATGCCTCAGAACCACAGGCAGTTCTGAGTGAGGGAGCTGGCAGAACAGGGAGGTCTTCTGGCTGAACTGCACGTCTTAGCTCTTGATCTCTTCTCATACCTGTTGCAGAGCGGGCGATCACCTCCGATGGGAGATATGTGTTCCCAGAACAGCCAGGACAAGGTACTTACACGGAAAGCCCCCCAAACCCTTAAAAGTTCCCCACGTCCTCCCTACTCCCCGTGGGTTCCCCCCTGTTCTGCTCCTGGGAGGGTTGTCCCCATCCCCACCTCTGCTGTCTTGCCCCAGTGTGGACCCCAAAGGCATTCCTGTGGTCTGCCTTAACTAGATCTTCTCCTAAACTCCTGATCTTTCAGTTTCTGGCTCCCTCTGGCCCTTCACGGGCCCTGAACCCCTCTGTACCTACTCCTTCCAGAAGGCCGATTAGATTTGGACAGTGCTGAGTGGGATGACATTCATGTGATCACTGGAGCCCTGAAGCTTTTTCTCAGGGAGCTACCCCAGCCTCTGGTGCCCCCACTGCTGCTGCCTCAGTTCCGTGCTGCCCTTGGTAAGGGATGGGAGCTCTGGGTGACACCCTTGATATGGGGTCGGGGGAGGCATGAGTGGTAGAGGATAGAGTCGAGTACAGGTTCCCTTACACTCTTCTGTCTCATCCTGAGCACAGAGGTGGAAAATAACTTTTAACTCATGTGCCAACTCCAATTGTTTTTTTGTGAATGTTTAGAGGGCTGAATTGAACAGAATTCGAAGGCTACAGTTGGGCTCAGTGAAAAAGAAAGCTGCGATAGATTAATGATGTCTTCCAGGGGCACGGGAAAGAGGAGGGAATTTACCCACTCTGCCCTAGCATCTTCCCTAACCTTACCCCCATGCCCTGCCCATCACTGTCTCTCTAGCGCTCTCCGAATCAGAGCAGCGCCTCTCTCAAATACAAGAGTTAATAGGCTCGATGCCGAAGCCCAACCATGACACTCTGCGGTACCTCCTGGAGCATTTGTGCAGGTCAGGAAGATGGCACATCTTTGTTTATGTGGGGAGAGGGTGGAGCGGGGCCTGTAGCATGGACTCTGTTCAGGTGGGGAAGGTAGGAAAACACCTGAGTTTTGTAGGCAAATGGAGGAAACAGTCAACCTCTGTGCAGGGGACATATTATCAGGATCAAAGCTTTCTGATCAGTCAGCATCAAATGGGGAAATGGGGCCCAGGACAAGCCCAGGGATGCTGTGAGAGAAATGAAGGAAATCTAACGtgtcccttccctctgcctctctgtctcccaCTGGGACAGTGGCAATGGCTTATCTGGCTGAGCTGGGCCTGGCCAGCGACTTCTGAGAAAGGATAGCCATCTGAATTAAAGCGTCCCAAACTGTGAGCAGAGAAGACGCTAGGGGAGGTCTCTGAAGCTGGGAAGAGGCGGGTGTGTCCTAGGTtcatcttcaagtgatatcttgAAGGTTCCCCCACTGGTCCCATCTCCATTCCTCTTGAGGCTCTCTCCTTTGTTTCTTTGGAGGGACCCCAGAGGGAACTCTTCCCCACTCAAACCTTTGAAGGGCTGGATTTATTTGAAGCATCAGAGCTGCTGCCTTTAGCCCCTTCGCTTGGCCTTTGCCCACAGGGTGATAGCACACTCAGATAAGAACCGCATGACCCCCCACAACCTGGGAATTGTGTTTGGACCAACGCTGTTTCGGCCAGAGCAGGAGACATCTGACCCGGCAGCCCATGCTCTCTACCCCGGACAGCTAGTCCAGCTGATGCTCACCGACTTCAGCAGCCTCTTCCCCTGACTGgggcaggaagaagagaaaatgtgTTTCCGATGATCTTCTCTCTTGGGTACCCTTTGGTGTAGCAGTGGTGGGGTGTTCTGTTTTGAGGACATCCCTTTAAATCCTGTGTCTCCCGGAATGACCATCTCCATCTTTGTGAGTCTGACCTGAGGTGTTGGGATGTGGCGAGGGAGCTTCTCCGGAGAGGAGGGTGGGTGGATTAACTCCTGCTTCTCTTCTTGTTCCCTGTCACCCCCGTCCTCGAGGTAATAACACATAAAGGAGGGCCCTTTCTGATGCAGTTCCTTTATTATCAGGAAAGTGTCATTATCAAATTCCTcccccacacatatacagactgTATACAGCCCCCCTCCCATACCTCCCATCCCTGGGGCACCCCGGGGGCTATGGCTCCTCCTCCTGACTTCCCTGTGGTGGGCGGGATTCCCCACTCTTTAGGCACTAGAGTTGAGGAATTGTGTCTCCCCTGGCAGGGATCCCAGTAAGACACTCATGTTGCCCACAGCCATGTTGGGGGGCCCAGAGGGAGGTGGGGTGTGTTCAGAGCTGTCCCCCTGGTCATGGGAAAGGGGAGGACTCAGGCCCTGGGCCTCATCCAGAATAGCCACAAAGTCCAGCTGAGTGTTGTTAAGATCAAGAGAGTCCAGAGGGTTACACACCTGCCCTTCAGGAGGAGGGTACAAGGCAGGACCCCCTCCCAACCTGCCCACCTCAGGATGGCCACAGCTAGGGTTGGTGCCCCCCATCTTGAGGGGCCCATAGCAAGTGGGCAGTGGGGGCAGAAGTCGGGGTGGTGCTGCTGCCCGATGGGAAGACTTGTTTGACCCCACTGCAAAATTTTCATGGCATGGTGAAGGGGTGGGATAGGAGCCTGACTTGTGATGGGGCAAGTTAGGTGCAAAGCCAGGTCCATAGGTGGCCACTGGGGCCTTGGCAGGGCTCGGACTAAGCTGAGAACCCCCCAGAAACTTGGGACTCTGGTAGAGAGATTCCTGGACTGGGGGAtctcccctgcccccactctCCCACAGCAGCTCCTGTTGAGACTGGACATAATTACACACAAGCTGAGCCTTGAGCTGTCCTGTGGAATGAGCGGGGGAATCAAAATCCAGGCCAGGCCTGGATTCTGAAGGAAGATAATCAGGGGGTGGCTGGGGATAGGGGCCTGCCTGGGGAtactggggagggggaggctgggggTAGTGAGAGAACAGAGGCTGTGGGCGTGGAGGCCCCTCGTTGGGGTGGGCATTGAGGCAGGGTGCCAGTCCTGTGGAGTCAGAACCCACTGGACACCCCTGTTCTGGCTTGACCTGCACTTGTCCATAATGTTCAAGACGAGGACACTGGCTGTAGGCTCCAACTGGAGGCTTGGGGCCTGGGTACAGCCCAGTGTGGGAAGGAAACTCACCCCATGTTTCTGGAGTGGGGTCAGGATAGGAGACCTGCTGGGGACAGGGATTGGGGCTGTAGTTGGTGGGTGGACCAGGCCCAAGAGGCAGGGAGCCTGGACCCCTAGCTCCATAAGGCTCAGTCGCTGCCCCATCAGGTCCCTCGTATCCCAGAGTATCAGCAGGTGGGAAGTCCATATAGGGATTCAGACCACTGCCCATCATGGAGGTCCCAACCTCTGGTTCCTCCCGTAGCCCTCTGGTATCCATGGTGACATTCTCAGTGATGCTGGGGGGCTGTGGTGAGTAGACAGAGGTTGAGAGCTGGGGATCAAAGTTCCGTCCTCCCCCTGCCACAGTAGGGGGTGTGTGGACACAGCCCAAGCTCTTGAACCGCTGGACTCTGGCTGGGGCAGGGCGGTCAGCAGCCCGGGCTGGGTCACTGGCCCTCCGGGTGACCCCTACATTGGGATTGTATCCTGGATACTCAGCTCGGCTTCTCCAGGGAGGTGCAGGAAGACCCCCCATCCGATCCAGGCTGGGTGCTGCGGTGGGTGGGGTACCACCTCCCCTGGCTGAAGCGTATCTTGCCCGGAGCAGGTAGTGCTGGGCAGGCGTGAGGCCAGGCAGAGAGGATGCCCCATTCTCTGGTGGGGAGCCTGGGGGGAAAGGGGAGGCCAGGGAGGAGCGGCGGCTGACAGTATAGGCCGAGCTGATGCTGCTGGAGCTGCTGCTGCGGCGGTCAAGGGAAACTGGGGGGCCCAGACGGCGGGACACAGGGCTGCCTGCAAGTGACGGAGAGAAAAGGCAGGGTGGTCAGGGAGCCTCCTGAATGTCACCCCTGCCTCCCCCATGGGATAGCCTTGTCCTGGAATCTCAGGGACAGGCTCCTTAACTCTAACCACTCAGTTctgtctcctccttctcccatgccctttctgcttctgtgtcaCCAGGGATTCAGGGCCACTGTGAACAGTTGTACAGGTTGTACACTGCATGATCCTAGGGGACAGCATTCATATCATAGACTTTGTATATCACAACAATTTTCTGATAGATGGAAGGAAAGTGTCTTAAGGAAGGGGGACCTTTTTCTAATTGTACAAAAATGCTGTATGGAAGCCCTGAAGGGTGAAGTCCTCCCTTCAGCCTCAGGGAAGGTCCAGATCTCAGCCCAGCAACCACCTGCCACACCCAGGTCTCACCCGTGTGGGTCAAGCTGGGCAGTTTGATGCCCCGGGGCCCTATTGGCCGGAGTTGATGTAGCTGGTCCAGCCTGAGGTTCTCAAGGCGGCGAAGAGTGGACAGACCAGTGCCAGCAATGCAAGGCCCCTCATCCAAGCTGGACAGGTCCTCAGTGCTGCCCCCTGCATTTCCAGTCATTTCCACACCGCTGTCTGTATTGGCTGCGCTGCCTGCTGGGGAGTGGTCACTGCTGCAGGATGACTGGGCCCCAGGGCTTGGCTGTGGCTTCTGTGGGGAAGATGAGGGCTGAGGGTggcccccttcccccttccccacaGCTCCCTGAACTTGGTGAGGGGCTAAAGGCTGTGTCCCAGTGACCGCTGGGGCTGAGGGAGGCTCACAGGTgtagggagggctgggcaggtgAGGGACAGGGGCAAACTGGAGGAGCGATGTTGATGAGAAGAGCCTAGGCTGGAGCACAGAGGGCCTGGGCTCCATTCGGACTCTTagtgctgtgaccttgggcaatttctCTCTGCCTGAGTTTCTCCATCTGACAGTGGAGAGAGTACGTTCCTTTCTTGTGAAGTTGTTGTGAGGAGTACATGAAATTATACATGTAAAAGGCTTAGAACAATACAATATGTCCTATATAAGAATTCGCTGAaccaattaaataattaattgcaCTAAAATCCCTAGATTTTGGGTAGCCCAAGGAGCAAGACTGGGACAGGAGACTGGAAGACTGGCCACAGAAGAGTGATTTCCACAGGAGGGATGGACGGCTGTGAGGGGACCAGAAAGACGGCGGCAGGGCAGGCGGGGGTATGGAGGTGGGGGTTGCCCCAGCTGTCTCACCATGGCCCCCTCTGGCACGGCCAGTCTGCTCTCCTCCCTGATGGGGCCTCCATCTCGCTCCCTCTTGGGCTCCACTGTGGAAAGGGACGGTGGCCGGGCCAGGGGGCCGTCCCCTCGGTGCCGCTTGGTCACGTGGGCGTCTGGACCATGCACCGTCTTGACGTGTTTTCGGAGCGAGCTGGGGTCTGTGTAGCGTTTGGTGCAGCCAGGGAGCTTACACACGTATGGCTTCTGTTGAGTGGAGGGGGGAGACGGCGGGCACAGGGGTCAAAGCCAGAGAATGCAGAAGGAATGGGAAGAAGGGGTGGCATCGAGTGAGGACAAGGGGCAAGGGGGGGTCACAGCACCCGAGGAAATCAGGAGACTGGGGCCCATGGAGTAAAAGATGAGAGGGTCAAGGTTGATTAGGAAAACTGACGGCCCAGGCCTGGGCAAGGTGAGGGGTGAGCCCAGGTCTGTGAGGCCTCATAAATACAGTGGCTGAAGGGACCAGGGTCCCTCTAGTTCGAGTGGGTCTGTTTTAGGTTAGCCCTTTGGCTGGTTAGAGGGGTGTGTGGAAAGTGGAAATTCTTGGTTTCAGAAAGGCCTTCTCCCGGTGAATTACATGCGCAGGGGAAACTCACCTCTGTGGAGTGGGTGCTGGGCTAAGGGGTTTCCTGGGGGGGGGGTCTCCCCAGTGGGTGGCTTCTCAAGAGGGGAGGGTCTCTCAGGCAGGGCATTCACCTCATTGGAGTGGGTCCGATTCTGGTGCTTGGCTCGATCGCTGGCGTTGCTGAAGGCCTTGCTGCAGCCCTCGTGCTCACACATGTATGGCTTCTCACCCGTGTGGGACCGCAGGTGCGTCTTCAGATTTTCGAGGCGTGAGTATGACTTCCGGCACCCCTCAAACTAAGGGATGTGGGGGTCAAAGGACAGCTCTCAGAGAGAAGGATGTGGAGATTAGAGGAACCCTAAATCTCAAAAGGGACATCATCAGAGAATATAACTCGAGGTGGGAGAGCACTGGGGCTTCAGGAGAATTCCCCAAATTCGGGGACAAGGGCAGGCAAGAGGTGGGAGAACAGAAGTAGCTGGAGGCACTGGCCCCTGCATGGGGGCCTTAGACTATCTCAGGATGGGGTTGTCCTGGGGGTGTCTTCTGTCCTTGATGCGGGGCTTCTCCATTAGGCAGAGTAGTAGGCACAGTGCCTAGGgcccacaaaaatattttaatttcttttaaaatcgaGGGAAAAAATTAGCTTTTGGGTCCAAGAAACTGTTCTAATATATAATATCaatatattcatctttataccaacacagtcataaaatactattttttaataattgtttatgGAGGAAGGGGTCTATAGAGGCAAAATTGCCTAGGGCCCATGAAAGTCATAACGGGGCCCTGCGTTGGTGGGGAGCCCCTTGGTGGGGACCCTGAGCTCGGGAAGCGGGTGCCTCACCGTGCACTTGTGTGGCTTCTCGCCCGTGTGTCTGCGCATGTGGACCACCAGCATGTACTGGGCTTTGAAGGGCCTCAGCTCCCTGGAGCAGCCCCCCCAGTGGCACACGAACTCCTTCCGCTCCCCATGGATGTGCTCGCTGTTGATGTGCTGAGAGAGAAGATGCAGACAGAGGCTCTCCGAGGTTCCTCCATGCCCCGGAGACCCAGAACAGACCTTCCCTTGACCTCTCCACCCCACCCTATTCCTCCAGGGCTCCGCCTCATGGGGGAAGAAGGGGCAGGAAGAACATCATAGCCCACATCCTCAGTTCCTCCAAGTTTCTAAAACAAAGCCACAACTCCTGAGTTTCTGCCTACCCACCAGGGCACTCAACCTCTGACCTCAGTATCCTCTGACCTCCTGCCCTCAGCCTGACTCCACAACATCCCACGGGAATGTCCTATAGGCTCCAGCCAGCATTCCTGCTCCCCCCCCAACCGGGGCTCACGTGCACTAGCTGCTCCTGGGAGTCAAATTCCTGGCTGCAGCCGTCCCAGCGGCAATCAGTCTCATACACGGATTCAGGCTCaggcttctcctctctctccaggtccTCCCGCCCATCCAGCATCCCCAGCAGGGGATCCTAGGGCAGGAGAGGCAGTCCTAGGTCACTTGGGTGGCAGCTTTCATTTTGCTCAGGTTCCAGAGGTAAAGTCCCCCTCGCCCCTTACCTGTGTGCCTGTGGAGTTGGGGCTGGACATATCACCTTCCAAGGCCTCCTCGGGGCACTTGCTAACCAGGCTGTCCAGCTCAGACTTCAGCTTCCCCAAGGGAAGAGGTGAGAGTTTTGAAGGTAGAagtgggaagaaggaagagggagcCCAGCCAGGTCTTCCTGCCCTGAGCAACCCCACCCCAGCAGCTGAAACCCCTGGGTTTGGAAGAGACTTCCTCCTCAGACTGCACTGGTGAATGGGGTGGGCGAAAGGGGATCTCATTTGGAAGAGTCTGATTCAACCCCCAGGAGCAAACCCCAGCACCCATCCCCCTTTATTTTTCTGGTACTGAAAACTTTCATATCCCCTGTTCTGCCTTCATCGTCCCTCTAGAAAGTCCACCACCCTCACACTGAGCTGAGCTGAGGGACATCAGGTGGCAGTAAGAGGACTCTCACCTGGCACATTGGGAGGGGTCCCCGGGACTGAGGATGTGGCATCATCCCCCCGTGGGTGGGGTCATGGGGACCGCAGGGCTGGACCCCGAAGGAAGGCGAGGTCCCTTTTTGGTGATTCATCTGGGGTGGGAATCCCAGAgacgggctggggaggaggaggaggggaggcagtTATTCAGGACTATCATCTCAGAAAGTCTCAGGGGTTCTTGGGCTATATGGAGGGTTCTGGAAGACTTGGTATGGGAAGCGGTTGAGGCAGTCCTGGGGAAGTACTGAGGAGGGCTTCAACGCCTTTGAAATGATCAAGATTCAAATAGGGTCAGGTGGTTTGGAGGGCTTGAGGCTTTTAATGGGGTTTGGTAGGGTGTTTAGAGGGCTCTCAGCCCGGGGCTGTCTGCACCTCATGGTGCCAATGGAGAGGTGACCGTAGGAGCCTCCCGGAGATGCACAGCGTGAGTTGATAAAGGCCACGAGGGAGCTGGGCGAGGTGCGGATAACTGTCTGCAGGTCCAGGCTGGCGTCCGACAGAGGTGAGATGGAGAGTGCCCGCTTCTTTGTCAACTTGACTGCACTCcggggaggaggaaagagtggggctggggcaggaaacAGGGGAGATTGGTATGGTAAAGGGGCATGTCTCTTCGTGCACCCAGACCCATGGGTCTTGACTCTCAGCAGGTAAGTGACACTTGACTCTGCTTTGCCCTATTGACACCATCTGTGACCTCCTGATCATGCTGTGACCCCTTGCTCCCATCTCCAAGCATTTCCTGTCCCCAGTTAGATCCCTTgccctcccactttctccctcaggacaAGTCCCAGAGGGGCAGAAAGGGAAGAGATGTTGCCTGAGGCCTCACCCTCGGTGCAGCTGTTGGTCTCTCTGGTTGGCCCATAACTGTGGGGGCCGGACATGAGGTTGGCCTGGTGGCAGAAGGGCAGACCAGA
Proteins encoded:
- the GLI1 gene encoding zinc finger protein GLI1, yielding MFNSMTPPPVSSYGEPCCLRPLPSQGAPSMGTEGLSGLPFCHQANLMSGPHSYGPTRETNSCTEAPLFPPPRSAVKLTKKRALSISPLSDASLDLQTVIRTSPSSLVAFINSRCASPGGSYGHLSIGTMSPSLGFPPQMNHQKGTSPSFGVQPCGPHDPTHGGMMPHPQSRGPLPMCQLKSELDSLVSKCPEEALEGDMSSPNSTGTQDPLLGMLDGREDLEREEKPEPESVYETDCRWDGCSQEFDSQEQLVHHINSEHIHGERKEFVCHWGGCSRELRPFKAQYMLVVHMRRHTGEKPHKCTFEGCRKSYSRLENLKTHLRSHTGEKPYMCEHEGCSKAFSNASDRAKHQNRTHSNEKPYVCKLPGCTKRYTDPSSLRKHVKTVHGPDAHVTKRHRGDGPLARPPSLSTVEPKRERDGGPIREESRLAVPEGAMKPQPSPGAQSSCSSDHSPAGSAANTDSGVEMTGNAGGSTEDLSSLDEGPCIAGTGLSTLRRLENLRLDQLHQLRPIGPRGIKLPSLTHTGSPVSRRLGPPVSLDRRSSSSSSISSAYTVSRRSSLASPFPPGSPPENGASSLPGLTPAQHYLLRARYASARGGGTPPTAAPSLDRMGGLPAPPWRSRAEYPGYNPNVGVTRRASDPARAADRPAPARVQRFKSLGCVHTPPTVAGGGRNFDPQLSTSVYSPQPPSITENVTMDTRGLREEPEVGTSMMGSGLNPYMDFPPADTLGYEGPDGAATEPYGARGPGSLPLGPGPPTNYSPNPCPQQVSYPDPTPETWGEFPSHTGLYPGPKPPVGAYSQCPRLEHYGQVQVKPEQGCPVGSDSTGLAPCLNAHPNEGPPRPQPLFSHYPQPPPPQYPQAGPYPQPPPDYLPSESRPGLDFDSPAHSTGQLKAQLVCNYVQSQQELLWESGGRGDPPVQESLYQSPKFLGGSQLSPSPAKAPVATYGPGFAPNLPHHKSGSYPTPSPCHENFAVGSNKSSHRAAAPPRLLPPLPTCYGPLKMGGTNPSCGHPEVGRLGGGPALYPPPEGQVCNPLDSLDLNNTQLDFVAILDEAQGLSPPLSHDQGDSSEHTPPPSGPPNMAVGNMSVLLGSLPGETQFLNSSA